The Proteiniphilum propionicum genome contains the following window.
ATGTGCTAAAAAACGCTATTGTCCACCTCAAATGAGGCGGTTGAAAAATTTAAATTTAATAATCTGAGAATAATCATTTAAAAACAGATGCAAAGTAATAAAAGAGTTGTTTAAAAAGCAAATTTAATTTATTTTCTTTCAATACTTGCACCCAGCGCATTCAGTCGTGTATCGATATGCTGATAGCCGCGGTCGATCTGGTCAATATTGTGTATTGTGCTTGTTCCTTTGGCGCTCATGGCTGCGATAAGCAGTGAGATTCCCGCGCGTATGTCTGGCGATGTCATTGTCATGCCCCGTAGCCTGAAACGGCTGCCCAGCCCTATAACCGTTGCCCGGTGCGGGTCACACAGAATAATCTGTGCTCCCATATCTATCAGTTTATCTACAAAGAAGAGCCTGCTTTCAAACATTTTCTGATGAATAAGCACACACCCCTCAGCTTTGGTCGCAACCACAAGTATTATGCTTAGCAGGTCGGGTGTGAGTCCTGGCCATGGTGCATCGGCAATGGTGAGAATGGATCCGTCGATAAACGACTCAATAGTGTATCCTTCTTGTTGTGGTATATAAAGATCGTTTCCCCTCTGTTCAACGGTAATGCCAAGACGGCGAAAGCTTTCTGGTATAATGCCCAGGTTTGCTTCTGATGTATCTTTGATTGTGATTTCGGAGGCGGTCATGGCAGCCATGCCGATGAAGCTTCCAATTTCTATCATGTCGGGAAGCAGACGGTGGCGGCAACCCGAAAGTCCCGTTACCCCCTTAACCGTTAACCTGTTTGAACCGATACCTTCAATTTTTGCACCCATACGTACAAGCATATGGCTCAGCTGCTCCACATATGGCTCGCAGGCGGCGTTGTAGATGATAGTTTCTCCCTCGGCAAAAACGGCAGCCATCAACAGATTTGCTGTTCCTGTGACTGATGCCTCGTCGAGCAGAATGTATTGTCCCGTAAGTTTTTCGGCGGTTAGGCTGAAAAGCTGTTCTTTTTCATCTATAACAAGCTCCGCGCCCAGCTTCATGATGCCGTTGAGATGGGTATCAAGCCTTCGCCTGCCTATCTTGTCGCCCCCGGGCTTTGGTATGACAGCGCGTCCAAACCTCGCCAACAGCGGGCCAATTAACATGATGGAGCCGCGGAGGGCAGCCGATTTAAGCATAAAGTCCTTTGTTCGTGTATATGCCAGATTAATATTGCAGGCTTGGAAGGAAAAAGTATCCAGGCTAATTTTTTTAACCTCCACTCCCATATCTTCAAGCAGTGAGATAAGGTTCTTTACATCCAGTATATCCGGAATATTTTCAATAATTACCTCTTCCCGTGTCAGCAATGTGGCACATATTACCTGCAGGGCCTCATTCTTGGCTCCTTGTGGTATAATCTCTCCTTTCAGGCTTCGTCCGCCTTCAATAACAAATGATGACATATATCTTTTTTACTGTTTTAAATCAGAATATTAAAAAATCCACACTTCCGGCTCCAGATTCACGCCAAACTGTTTCAAAACTTCCTCCCGGACTTCATTCATAAAATTCACAATATCCTGCCCATTATCGGTACCGTAATTAACTATTACAAGTGGATGATGTTCATATGTGCCCACCATCCCTTGTCGTTTGCCTTTGTAACCGGCCTTATCGATCAGAAAAGCCGCCGATGTCTTAAACTCTGTATCTCCTGCTTTATAAACAGGGGCATCAGCCAGTTTGTGTTGCAGGTGCTCTTTTTCTTCCTTGGTAAGGATTGGGTTTTTGAAGAAGCTGCCTGCGTTGGGGAGAACATTGTGATCCGGTAGTTTTCGTGTTCTGATACGGATTATTGCTTCACGTACCTGCAAGAGTGTTGGAGTGGCCACATTTTCAAGTTCGCGCCCCAGGTCAATATATTTCTCTTTATATGAAAACGATTTACTCAGCCTGAAAATTACAGAAGTTATTGCGAAGCGATGCTCCCGCTTAAATATGCTGTCGCGGTAAGCAAATTCACACTCTTCGTTTGTGAAAACTCTATACTCACCGGAACATAGGTCAACAGCCTTCACCTGAATGATTGTTTCACCTATTTCAGTTCCGTAGGCTCCGATATTCTGCACAGGCCCTGCACCTACTGTGCCAGGGATCATCGAGAGGTTTTCCAGGCCCGCATATCCGGCTGTGACACAATATTCCACGAATTTGTCCCATTCTATGGCGGCGCCGGCCTCAATTTCAATATTATCATCCGATTCCGACAGCATACGAATATACTGCATGCCCGGCCTAATGATGAGGCCATCGAAATCCTTCGTGAAAAACATATTAAAGCCTGCTCCCATAACCAGCTTCTGTTGGTCTCGACAGCTTTTTATTATCTCAGACAGCTCCTCTGTTGTTTGAGGTTCGCAATACAATTTAGCAACTGCTTTCGTACGGAATGAGTTGTATGGTTGAAGTTGTACGTTATGTTGAATAAGCATTTTCAAATATTAATTTTCTTCCCGGGGTTTATCGTTTGAATTTACTTTCCGGGTATTATATAATTCATAGGTCTTTAACTGCAATTAATTTTTGCAAGCCGCAACTTAAATGCCATGTGCCTGATCATATTTTATCCTCTGTAAATAAGGAAAACAGCCGGCTTTTTATGCATATCAGGCAGCTTTCCCTTCCATGCTTTCACATTTCTTGTAACTATAAACTCATCTTCACACGAAATATTTATTGCGATGCAGAGTCTGGTCTTTGGTTTGCAATGCTGCAGAATATCCTCAGCCATTTTTTGATTCCGGTATGGTGTCTCTATAAAAAGTTGTGTCTGATCTTCCGAGTAAGCTCTTGCCTCTAATTGTTTCAGCTGTTTTATACGTTCTGATGCATCGATAGGCAAGTAGCCGTGAAATGCAAAACTCTGTCCGTTGAATCCTGACGCCATTATCGCCATAAGAATAGATGAGGGGCCTACTAAGGGAATCACCCGGTATCCTTCCTGCTGGGCAATAGCCACAACATCGGCACCCGGATCTGCCACGGCGGGACATCCTGCTTCGGAAATTACACCTATGCTCTCTCCCGATTTCATTGGCGACAGATATCCTGACAGCAGCCTTTTGTCGGTATGCTTGTTGAGTTCATAAAAGGCCAGAGAATCCACATCGATACCGGGATCGCATTTTTTCAAAAAACGCCTTGCAGAGCGAACATTCTCCACTATAAAGTATTTCAGTTGCGATACCACATAAATGTTATACTCGGGTATCACCTTTTCAACAGCGGTGTCGCCAAGTAAAACAGGAATTAAATAAAGGGCTGGATTTCTCATCTCAATTTCGAAGCTTTTGAATACAAAAATAGTCAAAATAGGGCAAAGCAAGCCTTTTTTTCAGAGATATCGGAAATGATCACCTGAATGTTAAGCTCAAGTGGGTTAAATTGGTTACTTTTGTTGTTTTATAACACTTACTTTTATGACAGCAAATTCTGCAAAACACCCCAAAGGACTTTATTTTGTATTCTCCATCTCCATTGCCGAACGTTTCGGATACTACGGCATGCGCGCACTTTTTGTTCTCTACATGATTAAAGCCCTCATGATAGATAAGGAACTCTCTTCTCTTATATACGGGAATTATACCGGGCTAGTATATCTTACTCCGCTGATAGGTGGGTATGTTGCTGATAAGTACTGGGGGATGAGGCGATCGGTTTTACTGGGTACGGTGCTGATGGTTATC
Protein-coding sequences here:
- the murB gene encoding UDP-N-acetylmuramate dehydrogenase yields the protein MLIQHNVQLQPYNSFRTKAVAKLYCEPQTTEELSEIIKSCRDQQKLVMGAGFNMFFTKDFDGLIIRPGMQYIRMLSESDDNIEIEAGAAIEWDKFVEYCVTAGYAGLENLSMIPGTVGAGPVQNIGAYGTEIGETIIQVKAVDLCSGEYRVFTNEECEFAYRDSIFKREHRFAITSVIFRLSKSFSYKEKYIDLGRELENVATPTLLQVREAIIRIRTRKLPDHNVLPNAGSFFKNPILTKEEKEHLQHKLADAPVYKAGDTEFKTSAAFLIDKAGYKGKRQGMVGTYEHHPLVIVNYGTDNGQDIVNFMNEVREEVLKQFGVNLEPEVWIF
- a CDS encoding SAM-dependent methyltransferase, with protein sequence MRNPALYLIPVLLGDTAVEKVIPEYNIYVVSQLKYFIVENVRSARRFLKKCDPGIDVDSLAFYELNKHTDKRLLSGYLSPMKSGESIGVISEAGCPAVADPGADVVAIAQQEGYRVIPLVGPSSILMAIMASGFNGQSFAFHGYLPIDASERIKQLKQLEARAYSEDQTQLFIETPYRNQKMAEDILQHCKPKTRLCIAINISCEDEFIVTRNVKAWKGKLPDMHKKPAVFLIYRG
- the murA gene encoding UDP-N-acetylglucosamine 1-carboxyvinyltransferase: MSSFVIEGGRSLKGEIIPQGAKNEALQVICATLLTREEVIIENIPDILDVKNLISLLEDMGVEVKKISLDTFSFQACNINLAYTRTKDFMLKSAALRGSIMLIGPLLARFGRAVIPKPGGDKIGRRRLDTHLNGIMKLGAELVIDEKEQLFSLTAEKLTGQYILLDEASVTGTANLLMAAVFAEGETIIYNAACEPYVEQLSHMLVRMGAKIEGIGSNRLTVKGVTGLSGCRHRLLPDMIEIGSFIGMAAMTASEITIKDTSEANLGIIPESFRRLGITVEQRGNDLYIPQQEGYTIESFIDGSILTIADAPWPGLTPDLLSIILVVATKAEGCVLIHQKMFESRLFFVDKLIDMGAQIILCDPHRATVIGLGSRFRLRGMTMTSPDIRAGISLLIAAMSAKGTSTIHNIDQIDRGYQHIDTRLNALGASIERK